One region of Primulina tabacum isolate GXHZ01 chromosome 1, ASM2559414v2, whole genome shotgun sequence genomic DNA includes:
- the LOC142555570 gene encoding uncharacterized protein At4g22758-like, producing MLNYKNKKNQPLKGNRFLISVTVLGSAGPIRFVVNEEDLVSTVIETTLKSYAREGRLPVLGSDLNNFMLYCSFSGTEALSPWENIGSVGVRNFMLCKKPQTENAVEGEKAPSLSRKAAGSWKTWFRKSMSRKISSH from the exons atGTTGAATTATAAGAACAAGAAGAATCAACCCCTCAAGGGCAACCGGTTCTTGATTAGCGTTACGGTGCTCGGAAGCGCTGGCCCCATTCGTTTTGTCGTTAACGAGGAGGATCTTGTCTCTACCGTCATTGAAACTACTCTGAAATCCTATGCGCGGGAGGGCAGGCTCCCTGTCCTTGGTTCCGATCTCAATAATTTTATGCTCTATTGCTCATTTTCTGGCACTGAAG CTTTGAGTCCATGGGAGAATATTGGGTCAGTTGGTGTCCGCAACTTCATGCTGTGCAAGAAGCCGCAAACTGAGAATGCCGTCGAGGGTGAGAAGGCACCTTCACTGTCTCGGAAGGCAGCTGGAAGTTGGAAGACATGGTTCCGTAAATCTATGTCCCGCAAGATATCTTCTCATTGA
- the LOC142514946 gene encoding uncharacterized protein LOC142514946 produces MWMVECNDHCKDFKTKIEYTVYSRKRRQLMPKMEPISSSTGTIMSGQIICHSNSSLLLQTQLKYPCSFFTLSKPVLLNMDVCWLTWHICAAGYDALPLVSTRWNPTPEQLQVLEETYRRGIRTPTAEQIRQIAGRLRRFGKIEGKNVFYWFQNHKARERQKKRRQLELLSAKQMDCVEPKEPGYMRSEHAKKSGGPSNCGTPSEGSVSKHRAVESERETVGLMTHFELNLQQKTAAKNNEICCNLDLTSCMFPTQISAQKIYAAQENENPFCALNLSIPSPSKNDDLKINFEDGIQESNQILQLFPVGSINDCKIVGPIGKEEAFTRNHGTEFKFNYEFFEFLPTKN; encoded by the exons atGTGGATGGTGGAGTGTAATGATCATTGCAAAGATTTCAAGACGAAAATTGAATATACGGTTTACAGCAGAAAACGTCGGCAGCTGATGCCCAAGATGGAGCCGATTAGTAGCAGCACCGGAACAATAATGAGTGGACAAATTATCTGCCATTCCAACTCCAGCTTGTTACTGCAAACACAACTCAAATATCCTTGCAG TTTCTTTACATTGTCTAAGCCGGTCTTGTTGAATATGGATGTATGCTGGTTGACGTGGCATATAT GTGCAGCAGGGTATGATGCATTGCCATTAGTGAGCACAAGATGGAACCCAACTCCAGAACAATTACAGGTACTCGAGGAAACGTACAGACGAGGAATCAGAACTCCAACGGCTGAACAGATCAGGCAAATTGCTGGCAGGCTTCGAAGATTTGGTAAAATAGAGGGCAAAAATGTGTTCTATTGGTTTCAAAACCACAAGGCCAGAGAGAGGCAGAAGAAACGTCGCCAGCTTGAGTTGTTATCAGCTAAACAGATGGACTGTGTTGAACCCAAAGAACCAG GATACATGCGAAGCGAACATGCCAAGAAATCAGGTGGCCCCTCAAACTGCGGCACACCTTCAGAG GGTTCTGTATCAAAACATAGGGCGGTAGAATCAGAACGTGAAACAGTTGGATTAATGACACATTTTGAATTGAATTTGCAGCAGAAGACAGCAGCGAAAAATAATGAAATCTGCTGCAACTTGGACCTGACTTCTTGTATGTTTCCCACTCAAATTTCTGcacaaaaaatttatgcagCCCAAGAAAATGAAAACCCCTTTTGTGCACTAAATCTTAGCATACCCTCGCCTTCGAAGAATgatgatttaaagattaattttgaAGATGGGATTCAAGAAAGCAATCAAATTCTTCAGCTGTTTCCAGTTGGGAGTATTAATGATTGCAAAATTGTTGGTCCCATTGGAAAGGAAGAAGCTTTTACGAGAAATCATGGAACCGAATTCAAATTTAATTATGAGTTTTTTGAGTTTCTTCCCACAAAGAATTGA
- the LOC142555564 gene encoding DELLA protein GAI1-like, which translates to MKRDHFNRENYSRKANMWCSESGKQQQSDAGFDELFAVLGYNVKPSDMASVAQKIEQLEEVMGSVQQEDGNVSHLASEQVHYNPSDLSSWLESLISGFNPLPELDSSASAVILDPFLEPTQTAQVHSDFGSELIAIPGPAVYTRTKPPPPPAPASSTPRKKLKSVQYSESIGAAPWNFPDESTRQTFLVDSQERGIRLVHSLMACAEAVQLENLKLAEDLVKNIGFLAVSQSGAMRKVATYFAEALARRIYKLFPSNPHDSAFTDLLQMHFYETCPYLKFAHFTANQAILEAFAGKNHVHVIDFSMKQGMQWPALLQALALRPGGPPTFRLTGVGPPPQDNTDHLQEVGWKLAQLAETINVEFEFKGFVASSLADLDSSMFDIRESEAVAVNSIFELHQLLARPGAIEKVLQVVRVMEPEIFTVVEQEANHNVPVFLDRFNEALHYYSTLFDSLESCCVDGVVSEQDKLMSEVYLGGQICNVVACEGADRVERHETLYHWKNRLVSSGFEPVHLGSNAYKQAGMLLALFGGGDGYRVEESNGCLMLGWHTRPLIATSAWKPG; encoded by the coding sequence ATGAAGAGAGACCACTTTAATCGAGAAAACTATTCCAGAAAAGCCAATATGTGGTGTTCGGAATCCGGGAAACAGCAGCAGAGCGATGCCGGATTTGATGAACTATTTGCTGTGTTGGGATACAACGTGAAGCCATCCGACATGGCGTCAGTGGCGCAAAAGATTGAACAGCTGGAAGAAGTGATGGGCAGCGTTCAGCAAGAAGACGGCAACGTCTCTCACCTTGCCTCCGAACAAGTTCATTACAATCCCTCAGATCTCTCCTCATGGCTGGAATCCTTGATTTCAGGGTTCAACCCTTTGCCAGAGTTGGATTCATCTGCCTCTGCTGTAATCCTGGATCCATTTCTCGAACCCACCCAGACCGCGCAGGTCCATTCTGATTTCGGATCGGAACTTATCGCAATACCCGGCCCAGCTGTGTACACCAGAACTAAACCTCCTCCTCCACCGGCTCCGGCGTCATCAACCCCGAGAAAGAAGTTGAAGTCGGTGCAATATTCAGAAAGTATAGGCGCTGCTCCGTGGAATTTCCCAGATGAGTCGACTCGGCAGACGTTCCTGGTTGACTCACAGGAGAGAGGTATACGACTCGTCCACTCGCTAATGGCGTGTGCGGAAGCAGTTCAGCTAGAGAACCTGAAATTGGCGGAAGATTTAGTGAAAAACATCGGGTTTTTGGCTGTTTCACAATCGGGAGCCATGAGAAAAGTTGCTACATATTTCGCAGAAGCTTTGGCGAGAAGGATCTATAAATTGTTTCCCTCAAATCCACATGATTCCGCCTTCACTGATTTGTTACAAATGCACTTCTACGAGACATGCCCTTATCTCAAATTCGCTCATTTCACGGCAAATCAAGCGATTCTTGAAGCATTTGCTGGCAAAAACCACGTACACGTTATCGATTTTAGCATGAAACAGGGAATGCAATGGCCTGCGTTGTTACAAGCGTTGGCCTTGCGACCCGGCGGCCCACCAACTTTTCGATTGACAGGAGTTGGCCCACCACCTCAGGACAACACCGATCATCTGCAAGAAGTGGGGTGGAAATTAGCCCAGTTGGCAGAAACAATCAATGTGGAGTTTGAGTTCAAAGGATTTGTAGCAAGTTCGTTAGCTGATCTTGATTCTTCCATGTTCGATATTCGGGAAAGCGAGGCAGTGGCCGTGAATTCCATCTTCGAGCTGCATCAATTACTAGCAAGGCCGGGAGCCATAGAGAAAGTCTTGCAAGTGGTGAGGGTGATGGAGCCTGAAATCTTTACAGTGGTTGAGCAAGAGGCTAATCACAACGTGCCGGTTTTCTTGGACCGGTTTAACGAGGCATTGCATTATTATTCAACCCTCTTTGATTCGTTAGAGAGTTGCTGTGTGGATGGGGTCGTAAGCGAACAAGATAAGTTGATGAGTGAGGTGTATTTGGGGGGGCAGATATGCAATGTGGTGGCTTGTGAGGGAGCGGACCGGGTCGAGAGGCACGAGACGTTGTATCACTGGAAGAATAGATTGGTTTCATCTGGGTTCGAGCCGGTTCACTTGGGTTCGAATGCGTATAAGCAGGCTGGGATGTTGCTGGCTCTGTTCGGTGGTGGAGATGGGTATAGGGTGGAGGAAAGTAACGGGTGTTTGATGTTGGGTTGGCACACCAGGCCATTGATTGCTACCTCGGCGTGGAAACCCGGTTAA